A portion of the Acidisarcina polymorpha genome contains these proteins:
- a CDS encoding LysR substrate-binding domain-containing protein, translating to MDSEIELRHLRYFVAVAEELHFGRAASRLHLAQPPLSQQIRKLEEIVGYPLFLRTTRAVKLTAAGEIFLERARRTLRSVIEDLAEARSVGRGELGALRVGFISSGMLTPLPSMLGEYRRKHPRVDLQLREGFSSEMTQALLDSLIDVAFLRDGGEVEGLEAETLSSEPFVAVLPAHHALAKSRTLSAAVLRDEPFVLFSPRAGRLAYEKTASLCEAHGFRPRVVQEAPQWFTVLRLVGAGLGVSIAPACIERIAAPDCVCIELSGTSVRSDVDLVWRKDEERAIVKAFCDLGREMLAQRHRG from the coding sequence ATGGATAGCGAAATCGAATTACGCCACCTCCGCTACTTCGTGGCAGTGGCGGAAGAACTGCACTTCGGCCGCGCCGCTTCGCGGCTGCACCTTGCCCAGCCTCCACTCTCCCAGCAAATCCGCAAGTTGGAGGAAATTGTGGGCTATCCTTTGTTCCTCAGAACCACCCGCGCAGTTAAGCTGACTGCCGCAGGGGAGATCTTTCTCGAGCGGGCACGGCGTACGTTACGGAGCGTAATCGAAGATCTGGCGGAGGCACGAAGCGTTGGCCGGGGCGAACTTGGCGCCCTGCGTGTGGGCTTCATCAGCTCCGGCATGTTGACTCCGCTACCATCCATGCTGGGAGAATATCGTCGCAAACATCCCAGGGTCGATCTTCAACTCCGCGAGGGTTTTTCGTCGGAGATGACGCAGGCATTGTTGGACAGCCTGATTGATGTCGCCTTCCTCCGTGACGGAGGCGAGGTCGAGGGCCTGGAGGCGGAGACGCTCTCGTCAGAGCCTTTCGTGGCAGTTCTACCGGCGCACCATGCTTTGGCGAAGAGCCGGACGCTCTCTGCAGCGGTTCTCCGAGACGAGCCTTTTGTCTTGTTTTCACCACGGGCCGGCCGTCTCGCCTATGAGAAGACTGCATCTTTGTGTGAAGCCCATGGTTTTCGGCCGCGGGTCGTTCAGGAGGCGCCGCAGTGGTTCACAGTTCTGCGGCTGGTTGGAGCAGGTTTAGGAGTGAGCATCGCGCCCGCATGCATTGAGCGAATCGCGGCGCCGGACTGCGTCTGTATCGAGCTCAGCGGAACAAGCGTTCGCAGCGATGTAGACCTGGTCTGGCGTAAAGATGAAGAGAGGGCGATCGTCAAGGCGTTCTGCGACCTCGGGCGCGAGATGCTCGCTCAACGTCACCGTGGATGA
- a CDS encoding GNAT family N-acetyltransferase, with protein MPVCVQESLTAPAPPVVEIRRFRPGDEAAFLRLNEEWIVRHFVLEEKDRTVLNDPMKHILDRGGQILFAVIGGEAVGCCAIVPELEPGVYEVAKMAVTEKLQGQGIGRKILQAVIETAKGMGASRLYLETNSKLANATHLYEKLGFRHVPVERLKPSLYRRADVFMEMVLS; from the coding sequence ATGCCTGTCTGTGTTCAAGAGAGTCTCACTGCTCCTGCCCCGCCAGTGGTCGAAATCCGGCGGTTCCGGCCCGGAGACGAAGCCGCTTTTCTGCGCCTGAACGAGGAGTGGATCGTGCGTCACTTCGTCCTCGAAGAGAAGGACCGTACCGTTCTCAACGATCCCATGAAGCACATCCTCGACCGAGGTGGACAGATTCTTTTCGCCGTGATCGGCGGAGAAGCGGTCGGCTGCTGCGCGATTGTTCCCGAACTGGAGCCCGGCGTCTACGAGGTTGCGAAGATGGCAGTGACCGAAAAGCTGCAAGGACAGGGCATTGGACGTAAAATTCTCCAGGCGGTGATCGAAACTGCGAAAGGGATGGGAGCCTCCCGGCTCTACCTCGAGACCAATAGCAAACTAGCCAATGCGACCCATTTGTACGAGAAGCTGGGCTTTCGCCATGTTCCAGTGGAGCGGTTGAAACCTTCACTCTATCGGCGCGCCGATGTCTTCATGGAGATGGTGCTGAGTTGA
- a CDS encoding GNAT family N-acetyltransferase: MIPSPETFLPPATPNRSPEAIALEFGDPPLEALRTTHKRFAMAAGRACKYPADVAPFAAIEDSSEEALRDLFSLLNPGEGTYVVSGASLAFEGLRCDGPLGVKQMTYPQNRPLPINARIDGIRIEPLSCANAAEMVELTSIAFPGFFRARTCEMGSYYGIRQEGRLVAMCGERMAIREYREISGLCTHPDFRGNGYAAVLMLQLMRDHREAGLQSYLHVSANNANAIALYERMSFEHRGEFSLYLLTRES; encoded by the coding sequence TTGATTCCTTCTCCAGAGACCTTCCTTCCGCCGGCAACGCCCAACCGGTCCCCTGAAGCAATTGCTCTCGAATTCGGCGATCCGCCGTTGGAAGCTCTCCGAACTACCCACAAACGCTTCGCGATGGCCGCAGGGCGGGCCTGCAAGTACCCAGCGGATGTCGCTCCTTTTGCGGCGATTGAGGATAGCTCGGAGGAGGCGCTGCGGGATCTGTTTTCGCTCCTGAATCCAGGCGAGGGCACGTATGTCGTCAGCGGAGCTTCGTTGGCATTCGAGGGCCTGCGATGCGACGGGCCGCTGGGAGTGAAGCAGATGACATATCCCCAAAACCGGCCACTGCCGATCAATGCTCGGATTGATGGTATCCGAATCGAACCGCTTTCCTGCGCCAACGCTGCCGAGATGGTGGAACTGACTTCGATCGCTTTTCCAGGCTTCTTCCGAGCGCGCACCTGTGAAATGGGCAGCTACTACGGCATCCGCCAAGAAGGACGATTAGTCGCGATGTGCGGCGAACGGATGGCCATTCGCGAATATCGCGAAATTAGTGGTCTCTGCACGCATCCGGACTTTCGCGGCAATGGCTATGCCGCCGTGTTGATGTTGCAGCTCATGCGCGATCATCGCGAAGCCGGATTACAGTCATACCTGCACGTCTCCGCAAACAACGCCAATGCCATCGCCCTCTACGAACGAATGAGCTTCGAGCATCGAGGAGAGTTTTCGCTATATCTTCTAACACGCGAAAGTTAA
- a CDS encoding CPBP family intramembrane glutamic endopeptidase encodes MSWFVPFAYALIAYAIVWGSGLGGFPNHEFMQHLVPVMALRASPLTSTVVYLLLTATYGIIPRLASDLGEEMGWRGFLVPELFKTMGYTKTSLLSAAAWAVWHFPVMLWSNYNSGSREPLWFGMICFTVAVIADSFILTWLRMKSGSLWTAVILHSSHNLYIQSICTPLTRDTGKTLWFIDEFGIVVPIVTVCFAIYFWRRRHELDSAPPRHSGEQGSLRELALSR; translated from the coding sequence ATGAGTTGGTTCGTCCCGTTTGCATATGCTCTCATCGCCTACGCCATCGTGTGGGGCTCCGGACTGGGTGGCTTTCCGAACCACGAATTCATGCAACATCTTGTCCCGGTCATGGCCTTGAGGGCATCGCCCCTCACCTCTACCGTCGTCTATCTGCTGCTCACGGCCACTTACGGCATAATCCCGAGACTGGCCAGCGACCTGGGCGAGGAAATGGGCTGGCGTGGCTTTCTTGTTCCAGAGTTATTCAAGACAATGGGATATACCAAGACCTCACTGCTCAGCGCCGCGGCGTGGGCCGTATGGCATTTTCCCGTGATGCTCTGGAGCAACTACAATTCCGGATCCAGAGAGCCGCTCTGGTTCGGCATGATTTGTTTTACGGTTGCGGTCATCGCCGATTCTTTCATCTTGACCTGGCTACGTATGAAATCGGGAAGTCTCTGGACCGCGGTGATCCTTCACTCGAGTCACAATCTTTACATTCAAAGCATTTGTACCCCGCTCACCCGCGATACGGGGAAGACTCTCTGGTTTATCGATGAGTTCGGCATAGTGGTGCCCATCGTGACGGTGTGTTTTGCAATCTATTTTTGGCGTAGACGTCACGAATTGGATTCTGCTCCGCCGCGCCATAGTGGCGAGCAAGGCTCGCTGAGGGAATTGGCTCTGTCGCGGTAA